In the genome of Candida dubliniensis CD36 chromosome 3, complete sequence, the window aaagaatattgtAAACCGTTTACCtttaaaaccaaaaataaccatattaaaattgatgaaacatGCTAACCTAATCTAATCTAAACTAGCAgtatcaaaatcatcagACTGTTCTTTTCCATCACTGATATCATCGTCGTCCTGGAAATCTGTATCTATTTCTGAAAAGTCGGATGTTTCGGGGGTACTGATATCTTCATAGTCACTTTCATCTCTCAAATTTGAACCTGTTGATCTAGCAGCGCTGACATCctttaattcttcatccTGATAATGGTCTGCAAAATTCGTTTCGTTTGCAATCTTTGCTTCTTCTAACTTTTCTCTACAATATTCAGCTCCCCTTGAGAAAAAAGCCTCAGCAGTTTCATATATAGCCTCTTTGTTATTTATCACAGCTATTGTAGCACCTACAAGAGTGCCTAATCCTAGAGCAACCTTAACTGATAACGGTACTGATTTGGAAGAGTTAGTACCCTCTTCAAATCGATTTTTTTTCGAGCTGGCAGGATACATACTGAATGGGGTCATAAACAATACTAATTATTCTTTCTTATGAGTGGTATGGAAGTGTATAAGAGTGCTGTGATGGTGTAGTTGATAAAAACAGTCTATTTTATGTATATTTGTATAAAGCacaaatcaagaaaaaaaaaataggaGAGAGGAGAGAAAAAATGATCCATATAAGCATGATTTTGCTACGCCACTGAAATGCTACACTACTTAGAGAAAGACTGTAATTGGAGAAAACACCACACCACATTTATTCTACATCTAACTAACTATAGTAAtatgggaaaaaaaaattaccaCCTACCTAGATTGATGGTCTGAAAGCTGcgaaagaaaatcaaaacacACCTCAAGCTTATATCAATCTGTTTCTGTGAGGGTGTTGGTAGTACAAAGTGAACAGTTGAATCAAACCACGCATGTGGTTCAGCCTAATATACCGTTTTTTGGAACTTTGCATGAgctttttatttataaGCAAGCAAACCCCATTAAGAGGATTATATCAAGACAAAGTGATAATATCCCTACTAtggaaatgaaaatttgCAACTTGGAATAGTTTGTCCCTAGACAAAGCGTCGACAACAACCGACAAAGTTTCACAACAAAAATGCTTATATCGAAGAAGATAAATGATTTTAGGGTATATTTAGTCGAGATCCGAAATTCGGGACACAAAGtgcacaaaaaaaaaaataaacggAATTCGATAACCATAATGTTCATTTGGGAACACAATCTCCGATATAGATATGACTCATGAAAGAAACTTGCCCATTTGCATTTTGCAATATAAAGACCTCTGCTGCTAACTAATTCAATTGACTGAAAACTTGtgtccttttttttttactgtGAACAATGACGGTCAACAATTCTATTGTTTATTCAAGACCTTTAAGTGTTTC includes:
- a CDS encoding conserved hypothetical protein (spliced gene); this encodes MTPFIPLSVKVALGLGTLVGATIAVINNKEAIYETAEAFFSRGAEYCREKLEEAKIANETNFADHYQDEELKDVSAARSTGSNLRDESDYEDISTPETSDFSEIDTDFQDDDDISDGKEQSDDFDTASLD